CCGGGTCCGCGCCCGCCGGTGCCGCCCACGCGATGTAGCCGTCGGGGCGCAGGAGCAGCGCGCTCCACGCGAGGGGCTCCGGGCTGCTCACTCGTACGGTACGGAGCCCGGACCTGGTCTCCTCCGGGTCCCGGGCCCCTTCGGTCAGGAGGAGCAACGGCTCTGCCGGGGTGAGGAGTTGGGCGACGGTGGTCGGGCCGTCGTCGGTCGTGAAGGCGTGGTTGGGGAGGAAGGCGCCCTCCAGGGAGGTCGAGCCGGGCGGTCGCGGGTAGCGGATTCCCTGGCCGCTGACCGTGTCGGCCATCTCCTTGACCTGCTCGGGTTCGGCGAGCAGTGCGGTGAAGTGGGCGCGCAGGCGGCCGTTCTCGGGGTGCGGGTTCATGACGGCGGCCTGGGTGCGGGTGTTGTCGACGACCTCCTGGCCGACGGGCCGGCGTTCACGGGTGTACGTGTCCAGGAGCGCCGGGGGCGCGTCGCCCCGCGCCACCGCGCCGAGCTTCCAGCCCAGGTTGAAGGCGTCCTGGAGGCCGGTGTTGAGGCCCTGCCCGCCGAGGGGCGCGTGAACGTGCGCGGCGTCGCCCGCGAGCAGGACGCGCCCGGGTCCGGCTGAGCGGTAGGTGTCGGCGAGGCGGGTGAAGTCGCTGAACCGGGAGAGGTACGTCGCCCCGCGCATGGGTATGTCACGGCCCAGCACCCGCCTCGTCGCCCCTGTCAACTCCGCGAAGGTGAGGGGTTGTTGGCGCTCGGGGAAGGGCGGCGTGAAGTCGTGGACGACGACGCGGCTGAGTCCGTACGGATTGACGTTGATCAGCGTCGAGCCCTCGGGGCCGTGCGCCCAGCCGCCGGGGGTGCCTTGGGGGTCGAGGAGTTCCACCAGGGCGACGAGTCCGCTGAACGACGGCGGGGTGGTCGTCGCGGGGACACCGGCCGCCTCGCGGACGGTGGAGCGCGCGCCGTCGCAGCCGACCAGCCAGTCGGCCTCGACGCGGGACCGGGTGCCGTCCTCGGAGAGGGTCTCCGCCTCGACGCGGTCGGCGTACTCGGTCAGGCCGGTCACCCGTACTCCGCGCCGGATCACCGCGCCGAGAGTGCGGGCCCTGGCCTCGAAGGCTTCCTCCAGGGCGGACTGCGACTGGTGGAAGATCGGCGGGCCCTCGGCCGTGGGCGTGGTGATCTCCAGGAGCGGGAGTCCGGCGAAGTGGAAGCCGGTCCGGTGGTGGAGGTCGAGGCGGCCGGGCTCGGGGAGCCGCAAGAAGCCCCGGCGGAGCAGGGACTGCACGCTGCGGGCGTGCAGGGTTCCGGCCCGTGGGGTGTCCCTGACCCGCACGTCCTGCTCCAGGACGATCGCCTCGACGTTCTGGAGGGCGAGTTCGCAGGCGAGCAGCATGCCGACGGGGCCGCCGCCCGCGATCAGGACGCATGTGCGTTCGGGGAACCGGTCGGTCAGCATGAAAGTGCTCCCTGTTGCACTGTGGGTGGCTTCGGCTTCGGCTTTAGCTTCGGCTTCGGCTTCGGCTTCGGCTTCGGCTTCGGTCAGACCTTCGGCTCGGCGTCGGAAGCGGCGGAGGCATCGGCGGCGTCCGCGTCGTCGAAGCTCGCGAAGTACACGGCCGCCATGTCCTCGCCGCCGTGGCCCTGCGCGGACGCGCGGGCGAAGCGGTCGCGGCCCGCCTCGACCCCGTCCAGGCGCAGGCCCGTGCGCCGGGCGGCCTCGGCGGCGAGGCGGGCGTCCTTCTCGGCGTTGTCGACGGTGAAGCTGGGAGTGAAGTCCTCGGCCAGGACGGCCGCCGACTTGCCCTGGAAGTAGCCGCTGTCCAGGGGACCGCCGGTGATGACGTCCACGAAGTGCCGGGGGTCCACGTCGAGGCCCTTGGCGAGGGAGAGGGCTTCGCCGACGCCGTTGGTGAGGGCGATGACCCAGGTGTTGAGGACCAGCTTGAGGCGACTGGCCGCGCCCTTCGCGCCGTCGTCGGCGATCCACACGGTGCGCGAGCCGATGGTGTCGAAGAGCGGCTGAACCGTGGGGCGCACGGACTCCGGGCCCGCCGCGAGGACCACGAGTTTGCCCAGCTCGGCGGGCTGGCGGGTGCCCAGGACGGGGGCGTCGACGAGGACGAGCCCGGCTTCGGCGGCGTACGCGCCGATCTCGTCGATGTCCTCTCCGACCGTGCTGACCTGCACCCAGACCGTACCGGCTGCGAGCTTGGGTGCTGCGGCACGGACGGCTTCCAGGACGCGGGGGCCGTCGTTGAGGACGGTCAGGACGACGTCAGCGCCGTCCACCGCCTCGGCGGGGGTGTCGGCGACGTGCACTCCGTCGGCGGCGAGGGCGTCGGCCTTGGCCCGGGTGCGGTTCCAGGCGCGGACGGTGAAGCCGCCCTTGGCGAGGTTGCGGGCGACGGGGGCGCCGATGATTCCGGTGCCGAGGACGGCGACGACCGGCTGGGGGGTGGCCTGCTCGGCGGCCTGGGGAGTGGTCATGTCGGACTCCTACGGTTCGAAAATTTTCGTACCCCGTCACCATAGGGACCCCCGGATATGCTGGCAACGCCCCCTCGTGAACTCCGGATGAAAGGTCGCCGATGCCGCTCCAGCTCTCCCATCCGCCTCTCGGCGATATCCAACTGGACGCCGTGTACGGGGCGTTGTCCGATCGGCACCGGCGACTCGTGGTCGTCCGGCTGGCGTCGTCGCCGGACGAGGAAGTCCCGTGTTCGACCCTCGACGTCCCGGGGTCGAAGTCCACCCGCTCGTACCACTGGAAGGTGCTCCGCGAAGCGGGGCTGATCGTCCAGCGCAGTACGGGCACGGGGATGCTGCTGCGGTTGCGCCCCGACTTCGAGGAGCGCTTCCCGGGGCTGCTGGACAGCCTGCTGCGGCTCGAAGGGCCCCCCGAAGGCTCCCTCGAAGGACCCCGTTAGACCGCAGGGCTCTCGCGCCGGGCCGATGCCTCCGGCGGCAGGATGCGGTCCACGAGCGCGGCCAGTTCGCGCCGGTCGGAGACCTTGCCGAGCACGCGCAGCCCGTACATGGAATTGAGCAGGTAGAGCGCGCGGTCGCGTGGTGTTTCCGCCGATTCCGGCAGCGATCCGTCGCGCACCCCCTGCCCGACGCAGACCGCGAGGGCTTCCGCGATGCGGCCGAAGGTGTCCCGGACGTACTGGGTGACCCGGGCGTCACGACCGGCCAACTCCAAGGCGGAGTTGACCACGAGACACCCCCGGTGTTGAGGGTGCCCCGAGGTCTCCTCCTCGACGACGCTCATCAGGACCGTACGGATCCGGTCGCGGGCCGGGCCCTCGCCCTCTTCGAGGAGGGTCACCAGGCGGGTCGTCCACTCGGTGTCGTACCGCTTCAGCGCCGCCTGGAACAGGCCGTACTTGCTGTCGAACGTGTTGTAGAGGCTGCCTCGGCCGAGACCCGTGCTGTCCACCAGATCCTGGGCGGAAGTGGCCGCGTAGCCCTTCTCCCAGAAGGTGTCCATGGCCGCGTCCAGTGCTTTTTCGAGGTCGAAGCCCCGTTGGCGAGGTGACATATCCGCAAGGTTAGCCGTTCTGGAACGATTGTTAAACTTCCATTGCGCAGCGTGCAATCGATGCGGGTTGTGTGCTTGTCTCAGTCGCGCAGCTCGCCGCCCACCCCGTACGCCCTGCCGCTTCACGGCATGTCGCGCCACGGGGAGCGGGCGCGGGGGGAAGCCCGGAAACCGGGCACCGAGAGCGCTTCATCACTGGGGAGAACACCTTGCCTGGAGCCCAGCCCGCCGTACCGGAACGCGCCGTGCGCGTCGTACGTCAGGCCCACACCACCCGCGACCTCCACCAGGAGCACGCCTCCTGCCTGCCCGGCCTCCTGGAACGACAGATCGCGGTACGTCCCGACGCCGTGGCGGTCGTCAGCGGCGACCGCAGCCTCAGCTACCGAGAACTGGGCCTCGCGAGCGGCCAACTGGCCGCGAAGCTCCACCTGTTGGGCGTGGAGACGGATGAGTGCGTCGGCGTCTTCACGGAGCCCTCGCTCGACCTGATGGTCGGGGCGTGGGGAGTCCTCTTCGCCGGGGCCGCCTATCTGCCGCTCTCTCCGGAGTACCCGGAGGACCGGCTGCGCTACATGATCGAGAACAGTCGGACCACCGTCGTCGTCACCCAGGAACACCTGCGCGAGCGCCTCGCCGCCATCGCCCCGGCGGGCACCCGGATCGTCACGCCCGACGAGGCCCGGGACGTCTCGACCGCCGACGTGCACCACTGCACGGTGATCCCCGGCGCCCGGGCACCCCGGTCACTCCAGGCGACACCCGCCCCGCGACCGGACTCCCTCGCGTACGTCATCTACACCTCGGGCAGCACCGGCCGCCCCAAGGGCGTGATGATCGAGCACCGCAGCGTCGTGTCGCAGCTGCGCTGGATGCACACCATCGGTCACCTGGGCAGCCATGTGACGGTGTTGCAGAAGACGCCGATGAGCTTCGACGCGGCGCAGTGGGAGATCCTGGCCCCGGCCACCGGCGCGAAGGTCGTCGTCGCACCGCCGGGCAGCTACCGGGATCCCGAAGCACTGATCGAGACCATCAACCGGTACGAGGTGACGACCCTTCAGGGTGTCCCCACCCTCCTCCAAGCCCTGCTGGACACCGATGAGTTCACCTCCTGCACCTCCCTCCGCCGGGTGTTCTCCGGCGGCGAGGCACTGTCGCGGCGGCTCGCCCGTGAACTGCTGGCCGCACTGTCGGAAGCCTCGCTGGTCAACCTGTACGGCCCCACCGAGACCACCATCAACGCGACGGCCAACCTGGTCGACCCGGACGCACTGGACGACGCGTCCGAGGCGGCCACCGGCAACGGCACCGTCCCCATCGGGGTCCCCGTCGACAACACCCAGTGCTTCATCCTGGACGAGGAGCGCCGCCCGGTCGGCATCGGCACGGCCGGTGAACTCTACATAGGCGGCGTGCAGTTGGCGCGCGGCTACCTGCACCGTCCGGACCTCACCGAAGAGCGCTTCGTCCCCTCCCCGTTCGTCCCGACCGAACGCCTCTACCGCACCGGCGACCTCGCGCACTGGAATCCGGACGGCACGATCACCTGCCTCGGCCGGGCCGACAACCAGGTCAAACTGCGCGGCTACCGGGTGGAGTTGGACGAGATCGCGGTCGCCGTCGAGGAGCACACCTGGGTGCGCCGGGCGGCGGCCGTGGTCACCGACGACGCACGCACCGGCTTCCGGAACCTGGTGGCCGTGGTCGAGCTGAACCCGCGCGAGGCGGCCCTGATGGACCAGGGCAACCACGGCGGCCACCACCAGTCCAAGGCCAGCAAGCTCCAGGTCAAGGCCCAGCTGTCACACGCCGGGGTGCGCGACGCCGAGGACCTGCTGGACCTGGGCGTACAGGGCCACGACGTGCTCGACCTGCCGGGCCGCGACGGCACCGAGCGCCAGCGCCGGGAGACCTTCGCCCGCAAGACGTACCGCTTCTACGACGGCGGCGAGGTGACCCGCGACGACCTGCTGAGGCTGCTGGCCCCCCGCACGCCGTCCACCGTCGGGGGAAGAGCCCCTGAATCCCTCTCGCTCGACGAACTCGGGGAAATACTCCGCTGGTTCGGTCCCTTCCGCAGCACCGAACGCCTCCTGCCGAAGTACGCGTACGCCTCCCCGGGCGCGCTGTACGCGACCCAGCTCTACGTGGAGGTCACGGGCTTCGAGGGCGTCCCGGACACCTCGGGCATCGCGGACGGCATCCACTACCACCACCCCGCCGATCACACCCTGATCCGGATCGCGGGCCCGTCAGGGCTGTTCCCCGGCGGCGAAGGCCCCCGGATCCGCCTGCACTTCCTGGGCAAGAACCAGGCCATCGAGCCGGTCTACGCCAACAACATCCGCGAGGTCCTGGAGTTCGAGACGGGCCACATGCTGGGCGTCTTCGAGGAGGTGCTCCCGGAGTACGGGCTGGCGGTGCGCCCCGTCGGGTACCGGGAGGCGGTCAAGGGTCTCCTCGGCGTCCCCGACGAGGACCACTACCTGGGCACCTTCGAAATCGTCCGCAACGACGGCACCCCCGCCGCCGATCCCACCGAGGTCTACGTACAGGCCCACCCGGGCCGGATCGCAGACGTGACGAGCGGTCAATACCTCTACTCCAACGGCGCCTTGGTGCCCTTCTCCGCCGGTCTGGTGCAGCGCAAGCACGTCATCGCCATCAACCAGGGCGTGTACGACCGGGCGTCGTTCGGCATCGCCGCCGTCAGCCGCGCCGCCGAGCCCTGGCTCGCGTACGTGGCGATGGGCACCAAGCTCCACCACCTCCAGCGCAACGGCCTGGGCCTCGGCTTCATGTCGGCGGGCTACAGCTCGGAGTCCGGCAACCCGCTGCCCGCCTCCCGCCGCATCGACGAGATCCTCGCGGAGCAGGGAGTGCCGCGCGGCCCGTCCTACTTCTTCTTGGGCGGCCGGGTCAGCGAGGAGCAGATCCGCAGCGAGGGCATGTACGAGGACTCGGTGCACTCCAAGGGGCCCGCCGAGATCATCAAGGACGAGCTGGCGACCCTGCTTCCCGACTACATGATCCCCAATCGCGTACTCGTCCTCGACAGCCTGCCGCTCACCGCGAACGGCAAGGTCGACGCGAAGGCGCTCGCCGCCGACGAGACCGTGCGCGCTGCGGGCAGCGACGCCCCGTACGTCGCTCCGGCGACCGCGCACGAGAGGTGGCTCGCCGAGGCGTGGGGCAAGGCCCTCAAGTACGAGGACCCTTCGACGGCGGACGACTTCTTCACGGCGGGCGGCAACTCGCTCGTCGCGGTGGCCCTCGTCAACCGCGTCAACCGGGAGTTCGGCACTTCACTGCCGCTCCAAGTCATCTTTGAGGCACCGAAGTTGGGTGAGCTGGCGGCACGGATCGAGTCCGCTTCCGCAGGCGCTCCGGAGGGGACAGCCTCTGCCTCCAGGCTGATCCCGCTGTACGCGGAGGAGTCCGCCGCCCTCCCTCCCGTCTTCTGCTGGCCCGGCCTCGGCGGCTACCCCATGAACCTCCGCCTCCTCGGCCGCGAATCCGGGCTCGGCCGCCCCTTCTACGGCATCCAGGCGCACGGCATCAACGCGGGTGAGACTCCGTACCCGACGGTGCAGGAGATGGCCTCGGCCGACGTCGCCGAGATCCGCCGCGTCCAGCCCGAGGGCCCCTATCTCCTCTGGGGCTACTCCTTCGGGGCCCGCGTCGCCTTCGAGGCTGCCTGGCAGTTGGAACAGGCGGGCCAGAAGGTCTCGGACCTCCTGCTGATCTGCCCCGGCAACCCGAAGGTGCGCGCCGCCGAGGGGGCCGAGCACGGCCGCGAGTCGTCCTACGTCAACCCCGCTTACGTGACGATCCTGCACTCCGTCTTCACGGGCTCCATCTCCGGCCCGGACCTCGCGGACTGCCTGGCGGCCACCCACGACGAGGCGTCCTTCATCGCCTTCACCCACGGGCGGATACCGGCCCTCGGTGAGGACCTGATCCGGCGGATCACCCGGATCGTCGCCGAGACGTACGAGTTCGACTACAACTTCCGCGAATTGACGGAGCGTCAGATCCAGGCTCCGGTGACCGTCTTCAAGGCCACCGGCGACGACTACTCGTTCATCGAGGACGCGACGGGCTACACGGTGTCCCCGGCGACGGTCGTCAACCTCGCGGGTGACCACTACGCGGTCCTCAAGCGGCACGGCCTGCCGGAACTCCTCACGGCCATCCGCTCCCGCCTGGCCACCAACTAACCGTTCTCGTGAAGTACTTGGAGTAGCCCCATGCCTCACATCGACCTGAGCCACTTCCCGGCCGAGCTGACCGCGGTGCAGCGGGCGCGGCTGGCCGAGGACCTGACGGCGGTCGTCGTCCGGCACTTCGACACGTACGAGGGGGCGGTCTCGATCGCCCTCCACCCGATCCCGCCCGAGGACTGGGCCGAGCGGGTCGTGGCCCCGCTCATCACGGCCCAGGAGCCCCACCTCATCAAGCCCCCTGCCTACAGACCGGCCTAGCCCCGGGGGCCGCTCGCGCCTGCGGCGGGCCCCGTTCCATGCCGTGTGTGGCCCCTCGGTGCGCCTGCGGCGGGCTGCCCCTCCCCACCCCTTCACCTCAACCCTGCCGGAGCCGAGTCCCGTTCCGTGCGGGTGCGTCGTGGCTGGTCGCGCAGTTCCCCGCGCCCCTCAATGCCCTCCCCCCTTGGCTCCGCCCTCCGCTTCCGCCTAGCCCCCTTGGGCGGCGGGGCCGCCCCCCCCCCCCCCCCCCCCCCCCCCGGGGGCGGGACGGGCGGGCAAGGGGGCGGCCCCTCTCGCTCCGGGCCACCCCGGAGCACCCCCCGCCGCACCCCGACACCGCCCAACCCCGCCAAGGGGCCCCGCCCCACCCCCGTACGCCCCAACCCCCACCCCACCCCACCGAAAGGCCACCCCATGCCCGACTCCCTCGGCCCCCGCCTCAAGCTCGGCATCGTCCTCCCCTCCACCAACACCTCCGCCCAGCCCGAAATGGAGTCCCTCCGCCCCCACCACGTCACCAACCACACCGGCCGCATGCTCATCGGCGACGACTCGATGGTCGACGAACCCGGCTTTGACCACGTCATGCACAGCATCCGCCGCTCCACCGTCCCCGCCATCGAAAGCGTCGTCAGCTGCAACCCCGACGGCGTCGTCATCGGCGTCTCCCCGGAGAGCTACTGGGACGGCCCCGACTCGCACTCCCGCGTCCTCGCCTCCCTCACCGAAGCCGCCGACGGCCTGCCGGTGATCATGAGCCCGGATGCCATCAAGGCCGCCCTGGACGTCTACCGGGCCCGCCGCGTCGCCGTCATCACCCCGTACCTCCCCGTCGGCGACGACTCCGTCAGCCGCTTCTTCAAGGACAACGACTACGACGTCGTCCGCATCCAGGGCCTCGGCGTCTCCAGTCCCGCCAAGATCTCCCACGTGTCGGAGGCCCAACTCCGCGACACCGTCCGGGACATCGACGGCCCCGACGTCGACGCGATCGTCCAGGTCGGCACGAACGTCGCCATGACCCGCCTGGCCGCCGTCGCCGAGACCTGGCTCGACAAGCCGGTCATCTCCAACAACACGGTCCTGTACTGGCACGCCCTGCGCCGCCTCGGCATCACCGACCACGTCCACGGCCACGGCTCCCTCCTCTCCGAGCACTGAGCCCCGCACCACTCACCCATCCCGCCCGAGCCGAGGGGGCGGCCACCGGCACACACGCCACACGCCACACGCCAGGCACCACAAGCCCGACGCCACGCGCACACCCGGCCGCCCCCGGCATTCTGGAGACCTTCGTGACGAGCACAGCCAGCACCCCCGAGACAGTCACCACCGCATCCCCCCAGCCCCCCGCCACAGAGCGCCTCCCCATCCTCAAGCTCCTCGCGTTCACCGCTGCGGGCTTCCTCGCGATCATGACCGAGACGATGCCCGCCGGCCTGCTTCCCCAGATCAGCAAGGGCCTCGGCATCTCCGAGGGTCTCGCGGGCCAGCTCGTCACCCTCTACGCCATCGGCTCCGTCGTCGCCGCGATCCCCGTGATCGCCGCGACCCGCGCCATGTCCCGCCGCCCCCTGCTCCTCTACGCGGTCGGCTCGCTCTTCGTCTTCAACACGGTCACCGCACTCTCCACCAACTACGCACTGACCCTCGGCGCGCGCTTCATCGCGGGCATGGCGTCCGGCGTCATCTGGGGCCTCCTCGCGGGCTACTCCCGCCGCCTGGTCCCCGAGCACCTCCAGGGCCGGGCCCTCGCCATCGTCGGCGTCGGCCAGCCGATCGCGCTGACCTTCGGCGTCCCGCTCGGCACTCTGCTGGGCTCGCTCTTCGGCTGGCAGGGCGTCTTCTGGATCATGTCGGCCGTGGCCCTGCTCCTGGTCGTCTGGGTCCGCACCCTGGTCCCGGACTTCCCCGGGCAGTCCGCCGAACAGCGCCTGCCCATCCGCCGGATCTTCCTCACCCCCGGCATCCGGCCGATCCTGGCCGTCATCTTCCTGTGGATCCTGGCCCACAACATCCTCTACACCTACATCGCCCCCTTCATGGCCAAGGCGGGCCTGGGCGAGCGCGTCGACGTGATGCTGCTGGTCTTCGGCGCGACCGCCATCGCGGGCATCTGGTTCACGGGTCTGTTCGTCGACCGCAAGCTCCGCGTCCTCACCCTGGCGAGCCTCGCCGGATTCGCCGCCGCCGCACTGATCCTGGGCATCGGCCAGAACTCCCCCGTCGCCGTCGTCATCGGCGTGGTCGCCTGGGGCCTCACCTTCGGCGGCGCACCGACCCTCCTCCAGACCGCCATCGCGGACGCGGCGGGCGACGGCGCGGACGTCGCCCAGTCCATGCTCGTTACGATCTTCAACCTGGCGGTGGCGGGCGGCGGCGTGGTCGGCGGCCTCCTGCTGGAGTCCTCGGGCGCGGGCACCTTCCCCTGGGTCCTGCTCGCCCTGGGCGTGGTGGCCCTCCTGATCGTCGGCACGGCCAAGTCCCACGCCTTCAAGGCGGGCAGCCGGGGCGCGGCCTGATCCGCACCCGTACGCAGGGCCGTGTGCGGGTGTCGCTCTCCCGCACACGGCCCGCGCCCCACAATGTGACCTCCACCCCAACTCAAGCGCAGTCACCACTAGTTGCGACCTTCCGCAGGCTGGATTCCGACGCCTCAGCCACGCCCGCGAAGAAGCTCTTCCTCCACCGCCCGGTTCGCCCAAGGCAGCAGCGCAGGCATGCACGGGACGATCGCGGTGAAGTCGCGCCGGGTTGCCGACGGTCGCGGCGACGGTGCCCAGCAGGCTCGCGGTGGCGAGGGCGGCCGAGTCGGTGGTGCCGGTGATGCGCTGCACCTGGATCGGCAGCATGAACTGCGGGATCGCCGTCCAGATCGCGCCGACTCGCGCAGGCCCGGCGGGCGGGGTACGGG
This is a stretch of genomic DNA from Streptomyces sp. NBC_00237. It encodes these proteins:
- a CDS encoding FAD-dependent monooxygenase, coding for MLTDRFPERTCVLIAGGGPVGMLLACELALQNVEAIVLEQDVRVRDTPRAGTLHARSVQSLLRRGFLRLPEPGRLDLHHRTGFHFAGLPLLEITTPTAEGPPIFHQSQSALEEAFEARARTLGAVIRRGVRVTGLTEYADRVEAETLSEDGTRSRVEADWLVGCDGARSTVREAAGVPATTTPPSFSGLVALVELLDPQGTPGGWAHGPEGSTLINVNPYGLSRVVVHDFTPPFPERQQPLTFAELTGATRRVLGRDIPMRGATYLSRFSDFTRLADTYRSAGPGRVLLAGDAAHVHAPLGGQGLNTGLQDAFNLGWKLGAVARGDAPPALLDTYTRERRPVGQEVVDNTRTQAAVMNPHPENGRLRAHFTALLAEPEQVKEMADTVSGQGIRYPRPPGSTSLEGAFLPNHAFTTDDGPTTVAQLLTPAEPLLLLTEGARDPEETRSGLRTVRVSSPEPLAWSALLLRPDGYIAWAAPAGADPAGVEPDADASGLADALDRWLGPPKPLRRCQAA
- a CDS encoding NAD(P)-dependent oxidoreductase — its product is MTTPQAAEQATPQPVVAVLGTGIIGAPVARNLAKGGFTVRAWNRTRAKADALAADGVHVADTPAEAVDGADVVLTVLNDGPRVLEAVRAAAPKLAAGTVWVQVSTVGEDIDEIGAYAAEAGLVLVDAPVLGTRQPAELGKLVVLAAGPESVRPTVQPLFDTIGSRTVWIADDGAKGAASRLKLVLNTWVIALTNGVGEALSLAKGLDVDPRHFVDVITGGPLDSGYFQGKSAAVLAEDFTPSFTVDNAEKDARLAAEAARRTGLRLDGVEAGRDRFARASAQGHGGEDMAAVYFASFDDADAADASAASDAEPKV
- a CDS encoding helix-turn-helix transcriptional regulator — translated: MPLQLSHPPLGDIQLDAVYGALSDRHRRLVVVRLASSPDEEVPCSTLDVPGSKSTRSYHWKVLREAGLIVQRSTGTGMLLRLRPDFEERFPGLLDSLLRLEGPPEGSLEGPR
- a CDS encoding TetR/AcrR family transcriptional regulator: MSPRQRGFDLEKALDAAMDTFWEKGYAATSAQDLVDSTGLGRGSLYNTFDSKYGLFQAALKRYDTEWTTRLVTLLEEGEGPARDRIRTVLMSVVEEETSGHPQHRGCLVVNSALELAGRDARVTQYVRDTFGRIAEALAVCVGQGVRDGSLPESAETPRDRALYLLNSMYGLRVLGKVSDRRELAALVDRILPPEASARRESPAV
- a CDS encoding amino acid adenylation domain-containing protein, with the protein product MPGLLERQIAVRPDAVAVVSGDRSLSYRELGLASGQLAAKLHLLGVETDECVGVFTEPSLDLMVGAWGVLFAGAAYLPLSPEYPEDRLRYMIENSRTTVVVTQEHLRERLAAIAPAGTRIVTPDEARDVSTADVHHCTVIPGARAPRSLQATPAPRPDSLAYVIYTSGSTGRPKGVMIEHRSVVSQLRWMHTIGHLGSHVTVLQKTPMSFDAAQWEILAPATGAKVVVAPPGSYRDPEALIETINRYEVTTLQGVPTLLQALLDTDEFTSCTSLRRVFSGGEALSRRLARELLAALSEASLVNLYGPTETTINATANLVDPDALDDASEAATGNGTVPIGVPVDNTQCFILDEERRPVGIGTAGELYIGGVQLARGYLHRPDLTEERFVPSPFVPTERLYRTGDLAHWNPDGTITCLGRADNQVKLRGYRVELDEIAVAVEEHTWVRRAAAVVTDDARTGFRNLVAVVELNPREAALMDQGNHGGHHQSKASKLQVKAQLSHAGVRDAEDLLDLGVQGHDVLDLPGRDGTERQRRETFARKTYRFYDGGEVTRDDLLRLLAPRTPSTVGGRAPESLSLDELGEILRWFGPFRSTERLLPKYAYASPGALYATQLYVEVTGFEGVPDTSGIADGIHYHHPADHTLIRIAGPSGLFPGGEGPRIRLHFLGKNQAIEPVYANNIREVLEFETGHMLGVFEEVLPEYGLAVRPVGYREAVKGLLGVPDEDHYLGTFEIVRNDGTPAADPTEVYVQAHPGRIADVTSGQYLYSNGALVPFSAGLVQRKHVIAINQGVYDRASFGIAAVSRAAEPWLAYVAMGTKLHHLQRNGLGLGFMSAGYSSESGNPLPASRRIDEILAEQGVPRGPSYFFLGGRVSEEQIRSEGMYEDSVHSKGPAEIIKDELATLLPDYMIPNRVLVLDSLPLTANGKVDAKALAADETVRAAGSDAPYVAPATAHERWLAEAWGKALKYEDPSTADDFFTAGGNSLVAVALVNRVNREFGTSLPLQVIFEAPKLGELAARIESASAGAPEGTASASRLIPLYAEESAALPPVFCWPGLGGYPMNLRLLGRESGLGRPFYGIQAHGINAGETPYPTVQEMASADVAEIRRVQPEGPYLLWGYSFGARVAFEAAWQLEQAGQKVSDLLLICPGNPKVRAAEGAEHGRESSYVNPAYVTILHSVFTGSISGPDLADCLAATHDEASFIAFTHGRIPALGEDLIRRITRIVAETYEFDYNFRELTERQIQAPVTVFKATGDDYSFIEDATGYTVSPATVVNLAGDHYAVLKRHGLPELLTAIRSRLATN
- a CDS encoding tautomerase family protein, which gives rise to MPHIDLSHFPAELTAVQRARLAEDLTAVVVRHFDTYEGAVSIALHPIPPEDWAERVVAPLITAQEPHLIKPPAYRPA
- a CDS encoding arylmalonate decarboxylase, which produces MPDSLGPRLKLGIVLPSTNTSAQPEMESLRPHHVTNHTGRMLIGDDSMVDEPGFDHVMHSIRRSTVPAIESVVSCNPDGVVIGVSPESYWDGPDSHSRVLASLTEAADGLPVIMSPDAIKAALDVYRARRVAVITPYLPVGDDSVSRFFKDNDYDVVRIQGLGVSSPAKISHVSEAQLRDTVRDIDGPDVDAIVQVGTNVAMTRLAAVAETWLDKPVISNNTVLYWHALRRLGITDHVHGHGSLLSEH
- a CDS encoding MFS transporter, coding for MTSTASTPETVTTASPQPPATERLPILKLLAFTAAGFLAIMTETMPAGLLPQISKGLGISEGLAGQLVTLYAIGSVVAAIPVIAATRAMSRRPLLLYAVGSLFVFNTVTALSTNYALTLGARFIAGMASGVIWGLLAGYSRRLVPEHLQGRALAIVGVGQPIALTFGVPLGTLLGSLFGWQGVFWIMSAVALLLVVWVRTLVPDFPGQSAEQRLPIRRIFLTPGIRPILAVIFLWILAHNILYTYIAPFMAKAGLGERVDVMLLVFGATAIAGIWFTGLFVDRKLRVLTLASLAGFAAAALILGIGQNSPVAVVIGVVAWGLTFGGAPTLLQTAIADAAGDGADVAQSMLVTIFNLAVAGGGVVGGLLLESSGAGTFPWVLLALGVVALLIVGTAKSHAFKAGSRGAA